The window CGTTTTCTCCCTTGTGGAAGCAAGTGTAAGTTTTGTGCTAATAGCATTAGGCGGGTTTCTTGGAGGTGCGTTTCTTGCCTATTTGATCATTCGTTTGAAATTGTTCATCCGTCGATTAGGTATGGAAGATGTTACGCTTCATATGCTTATCCAATTACTAACACCTTTCGTAATTTTTTATATAATTGAGCACTTTCATCTATCTGGAATTCTTTCGGTTGTAGCTGCCGGTATTGTACATGCCATTTTCAAAGATCGTGAACAGTCACCCGCTATACAATTACAATTAGTGTCAAAAAGCACTTGGACGATAGTTATATTTATTTTGAATGGGCTTGTATTTGTTCTACTTGGATTACAAATTCCTAGTGTTTCACAAGAAATATTTGAAAGTCCATTATTTAATAATTATCAAGTAATTATGTACATTTTTATCATCACTGCAGCTCTACTGATACTTCGTTGGCTTTGGATTTATGTAGCTTGGTGGGTTGGTCGGTTGATGAAAGAAAAGAATTTACCTAAGCCATCTATTCGATATGTTGCTATTACGACTATAGCGGGGGTTCGAGGTGCGGTTACTTTAGCCGGTGCCTTTACAATTCCATACTTTTTAGCGAATGGTGATGTTTTCCCGCAGCGGGCTTTGATAATTTTTATAGCAGCTGGAGTAATTCTATTGACACTTGTCCTAGCTAGTATTGTCCTTCCTTTACTGGCAAAGTCGGAAAAAGGAAATATGGAGGAAGCTAAAGAAGAGATGGAAAGATTGGCTATTCTTCGAACGGCAGAGAGGGCAATCAGTACACTGCGTGATTTAACAAATGAAGAAAATCGTGGAGCAGCTGTCTCGATTATTGCTAATTACAATCAAATTAGAAACCAGCTATTATTTGTAAGTGAGGATGAAGCACACCGTATAAAAGAGTTAGAAACATCAACTCGTATGAAAGTCTTAGAAGTTGAAAGTGACTATATAGAAAAATTAAAAACAAATACCAAAATTGACCGCGAGTCCCTTTACTTAATCGAAGAGCATATTCATCGAATGCGTGTAGCTGTAACTAATCACTTACTATATAGATTGCTACTTGTTTGGACAGTTATTAAAAGAGGATATTATAATATTTTGAAGATATTCATGCATAAAAAACGCGATACAATCAAAGTTCGTTTAGCAAAAGGCAATAAAGTAGTGAGTTTTAAAGTAGAAATGGCAAAAGCTGCTATTAAATATCTGAGGGACACGATGACATCTGAAAACGAGGTAGTTAATGTACAACTTATTGGAGAGTACAATGATATGATTGTTAAATTTAAGTTAGCCAATAAACTAACCGATTCTGGTCATTATATAAGTATACAAAGAGAGCTTCGTGATCAGGCTTTTCAGGCAGAACGTGATGAAATTCAATACTTGTATCAAAATGGTGAAATATCTATGGAAATAACTAGGGAAATGCGAAGACACATAAATATTCGAGAAGCATATTGGATGGAGGAAAACAGTATCCATTCACATTAAAAGAAAAGCGCTGAAATCCTGAGGCGACACGAGAGATAAGACGTTGGAGCTAAACGGAAAATGACTAAAAAGCATATAATTTCTTTTGTTTCTACAAAACGTATCGACTAAAGTCGGTGCGTTTTTTCACGTAAAAATGCTTTTATGAAGTTAATTTAAATTAACAAAATTTAATCATTATTTTTTCTGTGTAATCCTTAGATGGAAGGTGATACTACGAAGAGTTAGACGAAGGAGGAAGGTATTATGACGATAAATAAAGATATTGAAGCATTAAAATCATACGTAAGTGTGGATCGAAGTGTTTTGAGTATTTATTTGAATACAAATCCGGCTGATCCAGAGCAACTAAATGGTGCTTGGGGGATTCATCTAAAAAGTGGTTTGAAGCGTATCGGAGAGTATATAGAAGCTTCAGGTGATGAAAAGGAATTAAAAGCATTTAATCATGTAAAAGATAAAATAAAAAATGAAATGGAAAAAAATTCATTGGAGTTACGTAAAGGGGCCGTTATTTTTGCTAGTGCAAATGATGATTTATGGTCTGTTCATTATGTGCAAGTACCTGTAAAAAACAATTTCTATTGGGAAAACCACCCTGTTACAGAACAACTGGAGTATATGTATAAAGCATATCCAGAAGCGGGTATAATCATGCCTAGCTTTGGAGAAGTTCGAATTTTAGACACAGCATTAGGATTTGTTCGGGACGATGTAACATTTAAATTTGATCCAGTATCCGAAACCTGGAATGAAAAAGTTAAATTGGATAGTCGAGGAAGACGCGCAACAGCAGATAGCAAAACAGCTGTATTAGACACAAAATATAGATCAAATGCGAGTACCTTTTATAAAGGGATGAGAACAACCATTGAGCAGTTAAAGAAAAAACGAGGTTGGCGGGAGTTTCATGTTGCAGGTGAGGCAGAAATGGCGAATGCATTTACAGAAACATTAAGGGATTCACCAGCAAGCTGTATTTACAAAAATTTAAACAACAGTAAAGCAAATGAAGTGATTCATCAAATTCTAGAAAAGTAAATTCCAACATACTTGAAAAATATTAACAAAATTTTCGGCTGTATTTGATGGTATAAATGATGAAAAAATACACAATATAAGCTTACAAGGAGGTGAACAACATGCCAAACAACAATCAACTTGTAGTACCAGGCGTTAAACAAGCTCTTGACCAAATGAAATATGAAATCGCTCAAGAATTCGGTGTTCAACTTGGAGGAGAAGCTTCAGCGCGTGCTAACGGTTCCGTTGGCGGAGAAATTACTAAGCGTTTAGTAGCTCAAGCCCAATCACAAATGAATGGAAATCAATATAGCTAATAAGTATTTGGCCGGTGGAAAAATTCCACCGGCTTTTTTCTGCACTATAGAAAAAGCAGAGGAAATTAAAGCAGCTTTTTAATGTTTAACGAATTTCGGCAATACATTAGCCTTAACGGTAAATCTTGTTTCAACTTCCTTTGACAATTAACCAGCGCTTTGGATAGATAAGCAACGGCGAGCAATTTCGGATTCTAATAGTTCTAGAAAGTCTGGACATAGCTTTAGCTTTTTAGCTGTTAAATAAGACTCGATTAGAAGATCGTCAGACATTTTACTCATAAACCTTAGCACCTCCGTTTTCATTAATTAGTATGGAAAAATATATATGCATGCTTCTGTGTATGTAGGTGTAACAAAATTTAATAGGTTCACGACTGGCAATTATTAAGACTAATAAAGTAAAGTAGTTTCAGTTATCTTTCTAAGACTAATTTAACAAATATTGAGCTTAAGAACAACTGTTCTATTATCCACAGGTATAAGTGGATAATATGTTAATAAGTTGTTAGTAGTAGTGAAAGACTTATATATATCAGTGTGAATTATGTGTATAAAGTTATCCACATTTCTTATAAACTCGAATATTGTCGAAACATTTCCCTAAAAATCATCCAAAATAAGGTTCTAATAACATTTTTCTATGAAAATAATAGAATTATTTTAGGATTTGTCTAAATTAATGCCCGTTTTAAATATATTCTAGATATTGCAAAAGGGAAAATGTTAATATCTAAATGTTTATCCACAATAATCAGTGGATAAAATGTGGATTATTATTATTTTATCCAGCCTATTATAGATATAACGCGATTTGAATTGTGCATAACTTTATCCACATGCATCAACTTTATGCATTTGTCGAATATTGAGTGTAATAGGACAATCCAATGCCAACGTATTATAGTTTAAATCATTAAAAGGAAGTGAATAAGATTTCCAATAAAAAATGTAAAAAATGCAACAAACTAAGCGGGAAAGGAACTTGTACATGTAAATAAAAAGTCATGACCCTCACAAAAATAGTGAGGGTATGACTTGTTTCTGATAATGAAAATGCTATTCTCGATCCTTATCCATGACTTCTTCCTCAGTATCTTCCGTATTTTCATCGTTTTCAATATTTACATCCACATCTTCTTCTGCTGGATTATCGTCTAGATCGTCATCACCATTGTTATCATCCCCACAAGCTGCCAACAATCCTACTGATAGAAACGCCGCAGTACCGATTTTCCACCATTTTTGTCCTGTGATTGAATTTGTAGCCACACTAATTACCTCCTACGATCAAACGTTTACTCTCCGTCTTTATCTTCCTCTTCAAGCTCTTGTTCTACATCTTCTTCGATATTATCATCTACATCAGACTCATTTTCTCCATCCCCACACCCCGCTAATAAACCTACTGATAAGAATGCAGCTGCACTTATCTTCCACCATTTTTGTCCTGCGATAGAATTTTTAATCATGTTAAATTCCTCCATTTTAGTATTATTTCTTGTGTATTAGTAAGTACTTACCCTAGAAGTATTCTGTTATAAACATTTTATAGAACGTGACACATACTTGTTATGTTATTAACATGTCTGTAACAAAAGGAGAGCTAAAAAAATAACACATAACATTGCTCTAAAAAAACATAAACCTGACCAAATAGTCCATAAGAAAAACCGGGCAAAAAAATGCCCGGTTCCTTAAGTTCAAAAACCTGTTTCTAGCGTTTTCAGTTGGCTCTGGGTCAGACTGATTGCAGTATTATTCATTTGTTAAAGTACCGTGAAACTAGAGTTCAGGTATATTTTATACTTAAAAAAACTACCTCTTCGAATTAAGAAGAGGTAGGTATATCTTTAGGCTTATGTGTAGTTTCTTTTTTTAAATGCGCATACGTTCTTTCTACATCAACACTAAAAATACGGTCTTCAGTAATAGAAGGAACAATATCTCTTATTTCTTGCCACTTGTACTGTAATGCAGGAGATATGAGGGTATTTCCTCTATACTCCACTCCTTGCACTGCACAAATTGCTTCGATTGCGATGACTCTACGGCTATTTTGAATGATTTGATTGGCATGTCTTGCTCCGATTGTTCCCATGCTCACATGATCTTCCTGATTTGCGGAAGAGGGAATAGAGTCAACGGAGGCAGGATGAGCCAAGGTTTTATTTTCAGAAACTAGGCTTGCTGCTGCATATTGTAAAATCATAGCTCCAGATTGTAATCCAGGCTCTGGGCTTAAAAAAGGTGGTAATCCTTCATTTAGATGTGGATTTACTAAACGCTCAATTCGTCGCTCAGAGACATTTGCAAGTTCAGCCATTGCAACCTTTAAGAAGTCCATGGCAAATGCAATTGGCTGACCGTGAAAGTTTCCTCCCGAAATGATTACTTCGCCATCATCTATGATTAACGGGTTATCCGTAGCTGCATTCATCTCAATTTCCAGTTTTTCCTTCACATAAGCAAGGACCTGCCAGCTAGCTCCATGAATTTGAGGTATACATCTTATAGAGTAGGCATCCTGTACACGTTTTTCACCTTGCTTAGTTACAAGTTGACTACCTTCAAGCCATTGAAGCATCCTTTTCGCAACTCCCACTTGCTCGGGATAACCTCGAGCTTCATGAATAGCTGGATGAAAAGCATCTGTAATGCTGTACAAAGCTTCCATTGTCATGGCAGCAATCCATTCACTTTGATAGGCGAGTGTTTCGGATTCAAGCCAATTGACTACTCCTTGAGCGGTCATCGCTTGCGTTCCATTTATCAATGCGAGACCCTCTTTAGCCTCTAATACAATGGGCGAGATATTATGTTTCTCCCAAACTAGATGGGATGGAACTTGGTTATCACCGTCCCATACAAACCCTTCTCCTATTAAAACTAAAGCAAGATGGGAAAGGGGAGCTAAATCACCAGAGGCTCCAAGAGATCCCTGCTGAGGAATCACAGGATGAATACGCTGGTTCACCATGTATGTCAGTCGTTCTAATACCTCTAAACGAATGCCAGAGAATCCTTTAAGTAATGCATTTAAACGAAGAACGACCATTGCGCGTGATACAACTTCCTCGAATGGTTCTCCAATACCACATGCATGGGAACGAATAAGATGTAGTTGAAGGGCATGGACATCAGACTCGTTTATACTCACATCACTGAATTTCCCAAAACCAGTGTTTATGCCATAAACAGTATGCCCTTCCTCCACGATACGTTCAACGACCTTTCGACTTTTCACAACATTTTCTTTTGCACCATCATCTATTATGATCTGTTCATTCTGATATAAAATTGCTCTCATATGTTCCAGAGTAAGAGCATTTCCTTTTAAGTTAATCAAGATTAATCACATTCTTTCCAAGTTGAATTAATTGAATGCCAGAGCTGGAGATAAGAGTAGCATAAAGTATGAATTAGGGTATGCAGAAGTAGGGTTTTGTTCAATCCATTGATGTACTTCAAATCCCTAATGCTTTTCTATTGCCATTTTGGTTGGACTATTTCAATGTTAACCGACCACCTTTACTCCTTTTTTCCACACACTATTCACATGATTTACTCCAAACAAATACTGTAATTGCTGGTAATTTGGAACGTTCCAGAGCACAATATCTGCTTGTTTACCTATTTCTAAAGAGCCGACTTTATCCTCCATTTGAATAGCACAGGCTGCATTGTATGTTGCCGCACATAAGCTCTCAGCAGGAGTAAGTCTCATCGAAATACAAGCTAAATTCATCACAAGCGGCATGGATGTTGTGGGAGAGGAACCAGGATTACAATCAGTTGAAATCGCAACTGGCACACCAGCATCAATCATTGCTCGACCCCTTGCAGCAGTCTCTCGTAAATACAAAGCTGTTGCAGGCAATAGGCATGCGATAACTCCTTGTTTGGCCATTGCAGCAATACCGCTATCTGATGCTTTCAATAAATGCTCTGCAGAAATAGCTCCCACTTCCGCCGCAAGTTCGGCTCCTCCATAAGGTTCAATTTCATCAGCATGAATTTTAGGGGTCAACCCAAGAGCTTTCCCAGCCTCTAAAATTCGCTGCGATTGCTGAGGGGTAAAGACGCCCACTTCACAGAAGACGTCATTAAACTTAGCGAGCTTTTCACCGGCTACTTTGGGCAGCATATCATTCACTATCAAACCAACGTATTCATCTTCTTTTCCTTTAAATTCAGCGGGAACAGCATGTGCCCCCATAAAAGTTGGAACAATATCTATTGGATGTTCTGCCTGCAATCGCTGCATAACGCGAAGTTGTTTTATCTCCGTTTCAACATTTAAACCATATCCACTTTTTCCTTCTATAGTAGTAACACCATGAGCTAAAAATGAGTCTAGCCTTTTTTCAGTCTGGACAAAAATTTCTTCTTCAGATGCTTCTCGTGTCATGCGGCTAGTCGCATGGATACCTCCGCCTGCGTTCATAATATCCATATAAGTGGCACCTTCTAGACGCATTTCAAATTCACGCTCACGACTTCCACCGTATGCAACATGCGTATGTGGATCTATAAGTCCAGGTGTGACGAGTTTTCCAAACGCATCAATGATTTCCGCTTCATCTATACGAGTTGCATACTTTCTTTGCAGCTCCTCTGTTGTACCTATAGCTTGAATCAGTCCATTTTCAATCCATATACTTCCATCTTCAATAATAGAAAGCTCACTCATGGCTTCTTTCGTTCGTGGACCTTTATGCTCGTTAGCCAAGGTAACTAATTGAGATGCGTGTTTAATCCATACCGGACTACTCATATGCTTTAGCACTCCTTTTCCATCATTGGAATATGGACGCCTTTAGCACGAGCTGTCTTTTCTGCCAGCTCGTAACCAGCGTCGAAATGACGAACAATTCCCATACCTGGATCTGAAGTGAGGACTCGTTCTAATCTTACTTCGGCTTCTTTTGTTCCATCAGCAACTATGACCATACCAGCATGAATAGAATATCCCATTCCGACCCCGCCTCCGTGGTGTACGGAAACCCATGTTGCACCGCCGACAGCATTTATCATGGCATTTAAAATAGGCCAATCTGCCACTGCATCTGAGCCATCTTTCATCGCCTCTGTTTCACGATTCGGGGAGGCAACCGATCCTGAATCTAGATGATCTCGTCCAATGACGATGGGAGCACTTAATTCACCAGAGGCAACCATATCATTGATAATTTTCCCAAAGCGTGCTCGTTCACCATAACCTAACCAGCATATTCTGGAAGGAAGTCCTTGGAATTGGATTTTTTCACGAGCCATTTTAATCCAATTACATAGATGAGTGTTATAGCTAAATTCGCGTAAGATTACTTCATCAGTTTTATATATGTCTTCAGGGTCTCCAGACAATGCGACCCATCTGAAGGGACCTTTGCCTTCACAAAACTGTGGTCGGATATAAGCAGGGACAAATCCAGGGAAGTCAAAAGCACGATTGAACCCTTCATCCTTGGCCACCTGGCGTATATTATTGCCATAATCGAATGTTATGGAACCTTTATCCATTAACTCCACCATAGCACGCACATGCACGGTCATAGAGGTCTTAGAGCGCTTTATATATTCGCTAGGATTTTCTTGACGTAAGAGTATTGCTTCCTCTAGGGACGTTTGGGAAGGGATGTAGCCGTTTAATGGATCATGCGCTGAAGTTTGATCGGTCAATACATCTGGTGTAAAACCACGAGCGATCATTTCAGGTAAAATATCCGCTGCATTTCCAACAAGTCCTATAGAGAGAGGTTTTCCAGCTAATTTTGCTTCTTCTGCTAGTTGAATTGCCTCATCTAATGTATGCGCTTTCAAGTCTGTGTAGCGTGTTTCAATGCGTCTATCTATTCTAGTTTCATCTACTTCTATAGCAATACATACTCCACCATTCATCGTAACTGCTAATGGCTGAGCTGCCCCCATACCACCTAACCCAGCTGTAAGTGTTATCGTATTTTTTAGCGTTCCATTGAAATGCTGTTTTGCAAGTTCAGCAAATGTTTCATAAGTTCCTTGGACAATTCCTTGAGAGCCAATGTAAATCCAACTGCCTGCAGTCATTTGTCCATACATCATTAATCCCTTTTTATCGAGCTCATGAAAATGCTCCCATGTAGCGTACGCCGGCACTAAGTTTGAGTTTGCTATCAAAACACGTGGTGCATCGATGTGGGATTTAAATACCGCTACTGGTTTTCCGGATTGGACAAGCAATGTTTCATCATTTTCGAGTTCCTTTAAAGAGCGAACTATTGCATCAAATGCATCCCAGTTACGAGCTGCCTTACCGATACCACCGTAAACAACTAAGTCATCAGGATGCTCTGCTACCTCCGCATCTAAATTGTTCATAAGCATGCGAAGTGCTGCTTCCTGTAGCCAACCTTTCGTATTCAACTTGGTTCCTCTATATCGAATAACCTTATCGTTTGCTTTTCCCATTTAAATACCTCCTCGATTTCTATCTTTATTCTATCTAAATTTTTAAACTATTTAAGGGTTTTTATGAAAAAAGTAAAAATTTCTCATCTGCTAATTCAATACTTTATTAGCATAATAGAGTGCTTTGTTAGTGAATTGAAACTATTTCCATTATTAACCGTCTGATTATTCAGATATATATAAGGGGGCAGTTATTATGAAAAAAGTGTGGTTATCCTTAGTTACCGTAAGCCTATTCGCACTACTAGCAGCCTGTAGTGGGGACGAAGAGTCTGCTAAGATGAGTTCAGCAGATAGAGTATCTGATTCGGCAGAATTTGCAACTGAGGAACAAAAAAGTGTAGAAGCAGAAGTGGAACAGGAGAGTGCAACAGAGGATATAGAGGCACCTAACACTCGAATGATCATTCATCAGGCTAAGATTAGCACGAATGTAAAGGATTTAGAAAAGGCACAGCATAATATGGAACAAAAGGTGAAGAAGTATGAAGGCTATATTGTGGAGTCCAATGTGTATTTGGAATCTGAAGAAACAAGTACTGGGAAAATGGTTGTGCGAATTCCAGAGAAGCATTTTGAAACATTTTTGTCCGAAGCAGAGGTGGAAGCATCCAAAGTTTTAGAAAAAAATGTAACTGGACAGGATGTAACTGAGCAGTATGTAGACCTAAGTTCTCGAGTAAAATCAAAACGTGCAGTGGAGGAACGGTTACTAGCATTTATGAAAGATGCTGAAAAAACAGATGACCTACTGAAAATTTCCAATGATCTGGCAAAGATCCAAGAAGAAATAGAGGTACTAGTGGGGAAAATAAATTATTTAGAAAATCAAACGTCCTTTTCCACGATCGAATTAACTATGTATGAAAACCGTGTCATTATTCCAGAAATAGAAAACAAAGACTTGAATACATGGGAGAAAACGAAAAAGCAATTTATAACAAGTACAAACTCACTTTTATCAATAGGCTCAGGAATTATTGTGTTTATAATTGGTAATATACCAGTGCTAGCGCTTTTGGCAATTATTGCAGTTGTGGTAGTTTGGGTAATTAAGAGAAGGAAAGTAAAAGAATAGTAATCTAAAGTCGGGTATTATAATTGTGAATATCCTATAAACAACGAATAAAGCATCTCTTGATCTCACAAGAGATGCTTTATTGTTGTGGAGAATTTGGTATCATAATTTCTAAAACTTCATACTATGTATAAACTACTCCCATGAATGGAGGGAAACATGGACATTTTAAACAAAGTAAGAAATTATCGAGAAGAAGAGAACCAGCTCAAGTGGGAAGGTACGTTTGAAGAATTTTTAGCGATTGTGAAGGAACGTCCAGAGGTTGCCCAAACGGCACATGCACGGGTTTATAGCATGATAAAAAATGCAGGACTTACTGAACAAGAAAACAAAAAACAATTTACTTTTTTTCAAAATGAGATTTTTGGATTAGAGGAATCACTAGAGCGATTAGTGGAAGAATACTTTCATCCTGCAGCCAGAAGATTGGATGTACGAAAACGAATTTTATTATTAATGGGGCCAGTGAGTGGAGGAAAGTCGACTATTGTAACACTACTTAAACGAGGGTTTGAACAATATTCTCGTACAGATGAGGGTGCGGTATACGCTATAAAAGGCTGTCCAATGCATGAGGATCCTCTGCATTTAATCCCTCAGCATTTGCGAGAAGACTTCTTTGATGAATATGGAATTCGCATTGAAGGTAGTTTGTCACCTTTAAACTCGATGAGGCTTGAAAAGGAATATGATGGTCGCGTAGAAGATGTCATGGTGGAGCGCATTTTCTTTTCAGAGGACAAAAGAGTGGGAATTGGTACCTTTACACCATCCGACCCTAAATCTCAAGATATCGCTGATTTAACGGGCTCTATAGACTTTTCAACAATAGCAGAATATGGTTCAGAATCAGATCCTCGTGCATATCGCTTTGATGGGGAGCTCAATAAAGCGAATAGAGGAATGATGGAGTTCCAAGAAATGCTGAAACTAGATGAAAAATTTCTTTGGCATTTATTATCATTAACACAGGAAGGTAATTTTAAGGCAGGACGCTTTGCATTAATCAGTGCAGATGAATTGATCGTAGCCCATACCAATGAAACTGAATACCGATCTTTTATAGCCAATAAAAAGAATGAAGCGTTACATTCTCGTATTATTGTCATGCCGATACCTTATAATCTAAAGGTCAGCCAGGAAGAACGGATATATGAAAAGATGATTAGAGAAAGTGATATGACGCATGTTCATATTGCCCCGCATGCACTAAGGGCTGCTGCAATTTTTTCCGTACTTACGAGACTTGAGATTCCGAAAAAAACAGGAATAGATCTCGTCAAAAAAATGCGCCTTTACGATGGTGAAAATGTGGAAGGCTATAACGACATCGATGTGGAGGAATTGAAGAAAGAGTCCCAAACCGAAGGAATGAATGGAATTGATCCGCGTTACGTAATCAACCGCATTTCTTCTGCGATTATTCGTAAAGAAGTTCCGTCGATTAATGCCCTAGATGTGTTGCGTTCTTTAAAAGAGGGCCTTGATCAGCACGCATCCATCTCTGATGAAGACAAAGAAAAATACATGAATTATATAGCTATTGCCCGCAAAGAATACGATGAAATAGCGAAGAAAGAAGTACAAAAAGCATTTGTTTACTCATATGAAGAGTCAGCAATTACGCTAATGAACAACTATTTAGATAACGTTGAGGCTTTCTGCAATAAAAACAAAATGAGAGACCCACTGACTGGGGAAGAGTTGAACCCAGATGAGAAGCTAATGCGCTCCATTGAGGAACAAATCGGAATTTCTGAAAATGCGAAAAAAGCATTTCGAGAAGAAATACTCATTCGATTATCGGCATATGCAAGAAAAGGAAAACGTTTTGAATATAATTCACATGAGCGTCTACGTGAAGCCATCCAAAAGAAATTATTTGCTGATTTAAAGGATGTCGTGAAAATTACAACATCATCTAAGACACCAGATGAAGCTCATCTGAAGAAAGTAAATGAAGTAGTGGCAAGATTAATAGACGAACATGGATACAACTCCACATCAGCCAATGAGCTATTGAAATATGTTGGTAGTTTACTTAATCGATAGATGTAAATGCGACAGTTGTAAGAAGGGACGAATAACATAGTCGAATGATTAATAAAGAAAAAGGCAATTCCATAACCGGTTATTCGGTATTTGGATGCCTTTTTTTTAAAAGATTATGAAAGTAT is drawn from Psychrobacillus sp. INOP01 and contains these coding sequences:
- a CDS encoding PrkA family serine protein kinase is translated as MDILNKVRNYREEENQLKWEGTFEEFLAIVKERPEVAQTAHARVYSMIKNAGLTEQENKKQFTFFQNEIFGLEESLERLVEEYFHPAARRLDVRKRILLLMGPVSGGKSTIVTLLKRGFEQYSRTDEGAVYAIKGCPMHEDPLHLIPQHLREDFFDEYGIRIEGSLSPLNSMRLEKEYDGRVEDVMVERIFFSEDKRVGIGTFTPSDPKSQDIADLTGSIDFSTIAEYGSESDPRAYRFDGELNKANRGMMEFQEMLKLDEKFLWHLLSLTQEGNFKAGRFALISADELIVAHTNETEYRSFIANKKNEALHSRIIVMPIPYNLKVSQEERIYEKMIRESDMTHVHIAPHALRAAAIFSVLTRLEIPKKTGIDLVKKMRLYDGENVEGYNDIDVEELKKESQTEGMNGIDPRYVINRISSAIIRKEVPSINALDVLRSLKEGLDQHASISDEDKEKYMNYIAIARKEYDEIAKKEVQKAFVYSYEESAITLMNNYLDNVEAFCNKNKMRDPLTGEELNPDEKLMRSIEEQIGISENAKKAFREEILIRLSAYARKGKRFEYNSHERLREAIQKKLFADLKDVVKITTSSKTPDEAHLKKVNEVVARLIDEHGYNSTSANELLKYVGSLLNR